One window from the genome of Sulfodiicoccus acidiphilus encodes:
- a CDS encoding nucleoside hydrolase encodes MRKAIFDSDTASDDTVAMFLASRWFHLLGVTVVAGNVDFLQEVRNAVFTVEELGLNTDVYPGSRRPILGKWRTVPEVHGANGMGSLNVVEKGRASEEHAVDAIVRLSKEYPKDVEVLAVSPLTNIALAYLRDPELVDRVNKVWIMGGALWRGNTTPSAEFNFWVDPEAASIVLSAGFDVTVVPWEAAEMCAVVDDELWTEIGGLNTKTSKFFLEVNDALRKFSKAQGNPGSVHPDTLTVMVAAHPEIVKESKRVFISVETCSEARGAMMVDSYGLTGRKANAELVLGCDPLTFRRLLLGELSR; translated from the coding sequence GTGAGGAAAGCCATATTCGACTCGGACACTGCATCAGATGACACAGTGGCCATGTTTTTGGCGTCTAGGTGGTTCCACCTCCTCGGGGTCACAGTTGTGGCGGGAAACGTGGATTTCCTCCAAGAGGTGAGGAACGCGGTTTTCACAGTCGAGGAGCTGGGGCTAAACACCGACGTCTACCCTGGCTCTAGGAGGCCTATTCTGGGGAAGTGGAGGACCGTCCCAGAGGTACACGGAGCCAACGGGATGGGTTCGCTAAACGTGGTAGAGAAGGGGAGAGCTTCGGAAGAACACGCAGTCGACGCGATCGTTAGGCTTTCAAAGGAGTACCCCAAGGACGTGGAGGTCCTTGCCGTCTCCCCGTTAACCAACATAGCTCTGGCCTACCTGAGGGATCCCGAGTTAGTAGACAGGGTGAACAAGGTCTGGATAATGGGCGGTGCGCTCTGGAGGGGTAATACGACTCCGTCAGCGGAGTTCAACTTCTGGGTCGATCCCGAGGCAGCATCAATCGTACTCAGTGCTGGTTTCGACGTGACCGTAGTTCCTTGGGAGGCCGCCGAGATGTGTGCCGTAGTTGACGACGAGCTTTGGACGGAGATAGGAGGACTTAACACCAAGACCTCCAAGTTCTTCCTCGAGGTCAACGATGCGCTGAGGAAGTTCTCAAAGGCGCAGGGAAACCCTGGTAGCGTTCACCCAGATACACTCACTGTTATGGTGGCTGCTCACCCGGAGATAGTGAAGGAGTCAAAGAGGGTGTTCATTTCGGTGGAGACTTGCTCAGAGGCGAGAGGAGCTATGATGGTTGACAGCTACGGTCTCACGGGTAGGAAGGCCAACGCTGAACTAGTATTGGGGTGTGATCCGCTCACCTTCCGTCGGCTCCTCCTTGGGGAGCTGTCTCGTTAG
- a CDS encoding MFS transporter, whose amino-acid sequence MKWAYIVLGWVLIFPELFVRLAYGITLKPFLDSIGGTYLVGGAVLAGFYVGYMGGNIPLSILVDRNGYKILFLEMLGTAVGALLFAEGRNALTAASGMFVMGLCSAATYTASMKLVVENSDSYKSVSIGLLESAGPSVLLLSGALLPRVISTAPWQDVYLSVAAICGAVAVPFYFLKAERRGPESSARSLLLSRRIWGCRW is encoded by the coding sequence ATGAAGTGGGCCTACATAGTGCTGGGCTGGGTACTCATCTTTCCAGAGCTATTCGTCAGGTTGGCCTACGGGATCACGTTGAAGCCTTTCCTCGACTCCATAGGAGGGACCTACTTAGTAGGTGGGGCGGTGTTAGCGGGATTTTACGTTGGATACATGGGTGGCAACATACCGCTGAGTATCCTTGTTGATAGAAACGGATACAAGATCCTTTTTCTGGAGATGTTAGGTACAGCAGTTGGAGCACTTCTCTTCGCAGAGGGTAGGAATGCACTTACGGCAGCGTCGGGGATGTTCGTGATGGGACTCTGTTCGGCTGCCACCTACACCGCTTCGATGAAGCTAGTCGTGGAAAACTCGGACAGCTATAAGAGCGTATCAATAGGGCTACTTGAATCGGCCGGTCCTTCTGTCCTTCTGTTGTCTGGTGCACTGCTCCCGAGAGTCATCTCGACCGCTCCTTGGCAGGACGTATATCTGTCGGTTGCTGCGATCTGCGGAGCTGTGGCCGTTCCGTTCTACTTCTTGAAGGCGGAAAGGAGGGGACCAGAGAGTTCTGCCAGGTCTCTCCTCCTCAGTAGGAGGATTTGGGGTTGTCGGTGGTGA
- a CDS encoding thiolase family protein, giving the protein MPAIVSASLSKFGKRQEGLMEIAAEAALPVLRGRWDDVDFVVVSNTYSGEFTSTSGLNTLLTTYLSLDAVPSIRIDNTSGSGGSALLVASSLITSGTARRVLVVGVEKMSTLKTRDVTAVISSLLTPRERATGPSLPSLAALAAKLYMSRYGATREALAQVSVKNHHNGALNPYAHVRKEVTVEEVLSSPLVSDPLRVYEYSPISDGAAALLLVGDDEARSFTDKPVYIRGIGTASMSTSITSRDDLLDLSSVREAGAKAFRRAKAEKVDFAELHDMATVLELVQSEALGLLPRGEAWKYSEEGYTALNGELPLNTSGGLVSKGHPIGASGVAQAVEVFQQLRGEAGQRQVRNPSVGLSLSMAGFGNCSTVTIYGVEP; this is encoded by the coding sequence ATGCCTGCCATCGTATCAGCATCACTCTCCAAGTTCGGAAAGAGACAGGAAGGACTCATGGAGATCGCTGCTGAGGCGGCCCTACCTGTACTAAGAGGACGTTGGGACGACGTCGACTTCGTTGTTGTGTCCAACACTTACTCTGGCGAGTTCACCTCGACTTCGGGGCTGAACACCCTCTTAACCACCTATCTCTCATTGGATGCCGTTCCCTCGATTAGGATAGACAACACCAGTGGCAGTGGGGGAAGCGCCTTGCTGGTGGCCAGCTCCCTCATAACGTCTGGAACGGCCAGGAGGGTCCTCGTAGTGGGCGTAGAGAAGATGTCCACACTTAAGACACGGGACGTGACGGCCGTGATATCCTCCCTGCTCACACCGAGGGAGAGGGCGACAGGGCCCTCCCTCCCCTCTTTGGCTGCTCTAGCTGCGAAGCTCTACATGTCCAGGTATGGCGCGACACGAGAGGCCTTGGCCCAGGTTTCGGTCAAGAACCATCACAACGGAGCTCTCAACCCGTACGCTCACGTGAGGAAGGAGGTTACAGTTGAAGAGGTTCTCTCCTCTCCCTTGGTGTCAGATCCATTGAGGGTCTACGAGTATAGTCCCATCAGCGATGGAGCGGCGGCGCTACTTCTCGTAGGAGACGATGAGGCGAGGAGTTTCACTGATAAGCCCGTTTACATAAGGGGGATAGGTACTGCCTCAATGTCCACCAGCATCACCTCTAGGGACGACCTGCTCGACCTTAGTTCCGTAAGGGAGGCAGGAGCTAAGGCGTTCAGGCGTGCCAAAGCGGAAAAGGTTGACTTCGCTGAGCTCCACGACATGGCGACTGTCCTGGAGCTAGTCCAGTCCGAGGCTCTTGGACTCCTGCCGCGAGGAGAGGCTTGGAAGTACTCAGAAGAAGGGTACACTGCCTTGAACGGGGAGCTTCCCCTGAACACTTCAGGAGGACTGGTATCCAAGGGGCATCCGATAGGGGCAAGTGGAGTTGCCCAGGCCGTGGAGGTCTTTCAGCAGCTCAGGGGGGAGGCGGGGCAGAGGCAGGTGAGAAACCCCTCAGTCGGCCTATCTCTGAGTATGGCGGGCTTTGGTAACTGTAGTACGGTCACGATCTACGGGGTGGAACCTTGA
- a CDS encoding SMP-30/gluconolactonase/LRE family protein: MRRYIDIRCELAESPLWHDGRFLWVDIRARRLYVETGEVISYLPFDGPVSSVNPSVEDTYVVTVSHEVLLINIRDGVRTKVAELREPERTRFNDAKCDKWGKLLAGTMDLEEKEPLGSLYSVGGGETKKLLTSLTISNGIAWDLDYSVMYHVDTPTGKVWAYDYGRDGTLWNRRVAVDIPAGTGLPDGITADEEGMLWVAHWGGSRVSRWDPKRGRLLSQLPVPANRVTSVTFGGPELTQLFVTTASGDDGGGFIYVEEPGVRGRPPDSFRVYS, from the coding sequence ATGAGAAGATACATAGACATTAGATGCGAGCTGGCTGAGTCGCCACTGTGGCACGACGGAAGGTTCCTGTGGGTGGACATAAGGGCAAGGAGATTGTACGTTGAAACAGGGGAAGTGATTTCCTACCTCCCCTTCGATGGGCCAGTGAGCTCCGTGAACCCGTCGGTTGAGGATACCTACGTGGTGACAGTCTCACACGAAGTTCTCTTGATCAATATAAGGGACGGAGTAAGGACTAAAGTCGCCGAATTGAGGGAACCGGAGCGAACCAGATTCAACGACGCTAAGTGCGACAAGTGGGGGAAACTCTTGGCGGGGACGATGGATTTGGAGGAGAAAGAACCTCTGGGGTCCCTGTATTCCGTCGGGGGAGGGGAAACCAAAAAGTTACTGACTTCTCTGACCATATCTAACGGCATCGCTTGGGATCTAGATTACTCCGTAATGTATCACGTGGACACTCCAACTGGTAAGGTTTGGGCTTACGATTATGGGAGAGATGGAACTTTGTGGAACAGAAGGGTCGCTGTCGACATACCGGCTGGCACAGGCCTCCCGGATGGAATCACGGCGGACGAGGAGGGAATGTTGTGGGTAGCTCATTGGGGAGGTTCCAGAGTTTCCAGATGGGACCCCAAGAGGGGTCGCCTCCTATCTCAGTTACCCGTTCCTGCTAACAGAGTGACTTCCGTAACCTTTGGAGGACCTGAGCTGACGCAGTTGTTTGTGACCACTGCATCTGGAGACGATGGAGGTGGGTTCATTTACGTCGAGGAGCCAGGAGTCCGTGGAAGGCCCCCAGACTCCTTCAGGGTCTACTCTTAG
- a CDS encoding MFS transporter, translated as MVRFFGLWGVWGISTWLFTLLRLVYGFSATQSGLYVTLFGAVGILSIPVAGLMADLTRSRRKVTLILLTAFFVTAFLFPLTPRAEVWVTTSILGFLAFAYRSPLDTIIAEYRRGLTATSMGVANTVSQASQVVVPILVGSVLTFSNMYWTVFPIVALGPGLATLILWRLK; from the coding sequence GTGGTGAGGTTCTTCGGCCTCTGGGGGGTCTGGGGGATCTCAACTTGGTTATTCACCCTCCTGAGGTTAGTTTACGGCTTCTCGGCCACCCAGTCTGGACTATATGTGACCCTCTTCGGTGCGGTAGGGATCCTTTCTATACCTGTTGCGGGCTTAATGGCCGACCTAACGCGATCCAGGAGAAAGGTTACCCTCATCCTCCTTACAGCTTTCTTCGTTACCGCCTTCCTGTTTCCACTCACTCCACGTGCCGAGGTGTGGGTGACTACGTCCATCTTAGGCTTCTTAGCCTTTGCCTACCGTTCTCCGCTGGACACCATAATAGCTGAGTACAGGAGGGGACTGACTGCCACTTCGATGGGAGTCGCCAACACGGTCTCTCAGGCTAGCCAGGTGGTGGTGCCTATACTAGTGGGTTCCGTGCTCACTTTCTCCAATATGTATTGGACCGTGTTTCCCATAGTGGCCCTAGGGCCGGGGCTAGCGACCCTCATCCTTTGGAGATTGAAGTGA
- a CDS encoding zinc ribbon domain-containing protein: protein MIVYKCINCGEETFERRAVCPKCRGEEFEEVDEKLGELVVETTLYVTPSSFPDKYTIAVLRAGTTRVLVRKE from the coding sequence TTGATCGTCTACAAATGCATCAATTGTGGGGAGGAGACCTTCGAGAGGAGGGCCGTGTGTCCTAAGTGTAGGGGGGAGGAGTTTGAGGAGGTGGATGAGAAGTTGGGCGAGCTGGTGGTGGAGACCACCCTTTACGTGACTCCCTCTAGTTTTCCCGATAAGTACACGATCGCGGTGCTAAGGGCCGGAACCACAAGGGTCCTAGTTAGAAAGGAGTGA
- a CDS encoding MBL fold metallo-hydrolase, giving the protein MEVTWIVVGPLRTNCYLIRSGNEGILVDPGGDPEDILRFLDEAEVRLKLILSTHGHFDHVMSASVVRESTGAKYVVHENDVPLVKELSTWTERFLGERIPSPEVDATVRDGEVIELGNEVVEVLWTPGHTMGSISVVGLDFILTGDTLFKGTVGRTDFGGSPQLLSTTLERLKRLPDLIVYPGHGSSTTLAAERMENPFLNGLLSL; this is encoded by the coding sequence ATGGAAGTTACATGGATTGTGGTCGGCCCTCTTCGCACAAATTGTTACCTTATACGTTCTGGCAATGAAGGAATCTTGGTGGACCCAGGGGGAGATCCAGAGGATATCCTCAGGTTCCTAGATGAGGCGGAAGTTCGTTTAAAGCTCATCCTATCAACTCACGGTCACTTTGACCACGTTATGTCGGCGTCAGTAGTTAGAGAGTCCACAGGGGCGAAATACGTAGTCCACGAGAACGATGTGCCACTAGTGAAGGAACTATCCACGTGGACTGAGAGATTCCTAGGGGAGAGGATTCCCTCTCCGGAGGTGGACGCAACTGTGCGGGATGGAGAGGTGATCGAGTTGGGGAATGAAGTGGTAGAAGTCCTGTGGACTCCTGGACATACGATGGGAAGCATCAGCGTAGTTGGACTAGACTTCATATTGACCGGGGATACTCTTTTCAAGGGAACAGTAGGGAGGACGGACTTCGGGGGGTCTCCCCAGCTACTCTCGACCACCCTAGAGAGGCTCAAGAGGTTACCCGACCTCATCGTCTATCCAGGACACGGCTCCTCCACCACACTCGCTGCTGAGAGGATGGAGAACCCCTTTCTTAACGGGCTGCTCTCCCTTTGA
- a CDS encoding archaea-specific SMC-related protein, giving the protein MELKVRNIGGLRELDLKLRRGINLYTAPNSYGKTSLARAIVSLMTSKLLPEDLLNARADEGIVEAKVDGKTFYRRIYRRGRRLVEEKKLVIDDDRAELLGFFSPENRLVSKLFAGEEDLSWFLAETSKVSEILSKKNEIEIELSRLRESHQELLKKYKESNELMSRMRALEEEIGKLEREEEKARLMGETTQALSVTKTNRMNDIDARLKAKRMELEGVQKSLARVEESLKSLEAALDPSYRESITSQLNQLGEEINSKNLKRAELEAQVRVIERALEEAREMERKGVSTCFVCGSHVEPQTWQVRIGAIEAELRELNRSLQAAKEELSRLSDRKAQLEGKLKELERTESEAASLKRKRMEFQERVETLNTQIADLERQRRELEEKLASIQVVQQGPSTSGRIEQLRKELSSLQYQLQEVGVPGSVMEKMRELEEDIKSLEARLGELQAEYVRRMTSVRDEFSSSVRKVLSDMGFDMEAIIDENQKLRVMREGVELDLRKLSSSERLTIAMVLILAAARSYFSPPFFVVDESFMSYDQARFRKALDHLMGISEYIVVTRAEEKVSLEHLPQVGEIEARQ; this is encoded by the coding sequence ATGGAGCTCAAAGTAAGGAACATAGGAGGACTCAGGGAACTGGACCTTAAACTGAGAAGGGGTATCAACCTATATACGGCGCCAAACTCCTACGGCAAGACCTCTTTGGCAAGGGCGATAGTTTCTCTCATGACCTCGAAACTACTTCCAGAGGATCTACTTAACGCTAGGGCTGACGAAGGGATAGTCGAGGCTAAAGTCGATGGCAAGACTTTCTACAGGAGGATATACAGGAGGGGAAGGCGATTAGTAGAAGAGAAGAAGCTTGTGATCGATGACGATAGGGCGGAGCTTCTTGGTTTCTTCTCCCCAGAGAATAGGTTGGTGTCTAAGTTGTTTGCGGGAGAGGAGGACCTCAGCTGGTTCCTGGCGGAAACCTCTAAAGTGAGCGAGATACTCTCGAAAAAGAACGAGATTGAGATAGAGCTTTCCCGTCTTAGAGAATCACACCAGGAATTGCTCAAGAAATACAAGGAGTCTAACGAGCTCATGTCTAGGATGAGGGCGTTGGAGGAAGAGATAGGGAAGCTTGAACGCGAGGAGGAGAAGGCGAGGTTGATGGGTGAGACAACGCAAGCACTCTCAGTGACCAAGACCAACAGGATGAACGATATAGACGCGAGGTTAAAGGCCAAGAGGATGGAACTGGAAGGAGTACAGAAGTCTTTGGCTAGGGTTGAGGAGTCGCTGAAGTCGCTGGAGGCCGCGCTGGATCCGAGCTATAGGGAGTCTATCACCTCGCAACTGAACCAGTTAGGGGAGGAAATAAACAGCAAGAACCTCAAGAGGGCTGAGCTAGAGGCGCAGGTGAGGGTGATAGAAAGGGCATTGGAGGAAGCTAGAGAGATGGAAAGGAAAGGAGTCTCCACCTGTTTCGTCTGCGGCTCTCACGTGGAACCCCAGACGTGGCAGGTGAGGATCGGAGCCATAGAGGCAGAGCTCAGGGAGCTCAACAGGTCGCTCCAAGCTGCTAAAGAGGAGCTGTCGAGGCTGTCGGATAGGAAGGCCCAGCTCGAGGGTAAGCTGAAGGAGTTAGAGAGGACAGAGTCCGAGGCAGCCTCTCTCAAAAGGAAAAGGATGGAATTTCAGGAGAGGGTGGAGACCCTAAACACCCAGATCGCAGATTTGGAGAGACAAAGGAGGGAACTTGAGGAGAAGTTGGCCTCCATCCAAGTAGTGCAGCAGGGCCCCTCCACCTCTGGGAGGATAGAACAGTTGAGGAAGGAACTCTCCTCCCTTCAGTATCAACTCCAAGAGGTCGGAGTACCTGGATCCGTGATGGAGAAGATGAGGGAGCTAGAGGAGGACATAAAGTCGCTTGAAGCCCGACTAGGAGAGCTTCAGGCAGAGTACGTCAGAAGGATGACTTCGGTGAGGGACGAGTTCTCGAGCTCGGTGAGGAAGGTCCTCTCAGACATGGGGTTCGACATGGAGGCGATAATAGATGAGAATCAGAAGTTGAGGGTGATGAGGGAAGGAGTGGAGCTGGATCTCAGGAAACTCTCTTCTTCAGAGAGGCTCACCATCGCCATGGTTTTGATACTAGCTGCAGCGAGATCGTACTTCTCTCCACCTTTCTTCGTGGTAGACGAGAGCTTCATGAGTTACGACCAAGCTAGGTTCAGGAAGGCTCTAGATCACCTTATGGGGATCTCTGAGTACATAGTAGTGACTAGGGCGGAGGAAAAGGTGTCGCTGGAACATCTACCACAAGTGGGAGAGATAGAGGCCAGGCAGTAA
- a CDS encoding Fur family transcriptional regulator, giving the protein MDLAEELRSKGLKVTPQRLAVLRVVSSGGHYTGEQIYEMLKKSEPGISLSTIYNSLEALRESGLLNSFEARGVTWYEFRKEPHANVICLDTGEIVDVDVDLSQLTSSIDSKGMRTRGVNLVVYAECRPNETAPQGGADGR; this is encoded by the coding sequence ATGGACTTAGCAGAGGAGCTGAGGAGCAAGGGGCTGAAGGTAACCCCTCAAAGACTAGCTGTGCTGAGGGTGGTGTCTTCTGGAGGACACTACACTGGGGAACAGATATACGAGATGTTGAAGAAGAGTGAGCCCGGCATAAGCCTCTCCACGATCTACAACTCCTTGGAAGCGCTCAGAGAGTCGGGTCTCCTTAACTCTTTCGAAGCGAGGGGAGTGACTTGGTACGAGTTCAGGAAGGAACCACACGCCAATGTTATATGTCTTGACACTGGTGAAATAGTCGACGTAGATGTCGACTTGAGTCAACTCACTAGTTCGATAGACTCCAAGGGAATGAGGACTAGGGGAGTGAACTTGGTCGTCTACGCCGAGTGCAGACCTAACGAGACAGCTCCCCAAGGAGGAGCCGACGGAAGGTGA
- a CDS encoding 2-hydroxyacid dehydrogenase yields MKIVSTLRLPEQCMQLLKGNQIIEGDLSEVSDADVLMGWPNELSSIVRSSSKLKAIQTFSAGVEALDFRAVPESVKVFSNAGAYAVPVAEHAWALVLALAKRVGRKDRGESYVVTGKTLLVLGAGGIGSEVARIGKAAFSMITIGISRSFKRPEFFDERYPYTEVDNHLGRADVIVNALPLTRQTEGFLNWERLSKVKEKSIIVNVGRGETVERDALVRLLMERPTVRFGTDVFWRKDGEENFQDPLWEAENFTGTPHTAGGYANREVLEHAKLAACENVRRFVETGRAENEVRREDYLT; encoded by the coding sequence ATGAAGATCGTATCCACTCTCAGGCTACCCGAACAATGCATGCAACTGTTGAAGGGAAACCAAATAATAGAAGGAGACCTCTCAGAGGTATCGGATGCAGACGTCCTCATGGGATGGCCCAACGAACTCTCGTCTATAGTGAGGAGCTCAAGTAAGTTGAAGGCAATCCAAACCTTCTCCGCAGGGGTGGAGGCTCTGGACTTCAGGGCGGTTCCAGAATCGGTGAAGGTGTTCTCTAACGCAGGTGCGTACGCCGTGCCTGTGGCTGAACATGCATGGGCCCTGGTTCTGGCCTTGGCCAAGCGGGTCGGGAGAAAGGACAGAGGAGAGAGCTATGTCGTGACAGGTAAAACTCTACTCGTGCTAGGTGCGGGAGGAATAGGATCAGAAGTAGCTAGAATAGGCAAGGCGGCCTTCTCAATGATCACGATAGGAATTTCTAGGTCCTTCAAGAGACCCGAGTTCTTCGACGAAAGGTACCCATACACCGAGGTGGACAACCACCTTGGGAGAGCAGACGTGATAGTAAATGCCCTTCCCTTGACGAGACAGACGGAGGGGTTCCTCAACTGGGAGAGGCTGTCGAAGGTGAAGGAGAAATCCATAATTGTCAACGTAGGCAGAGGAGAGACGGTGGAAAGAGATGCCCTAGTGAGGCTATTGATGGAGAGGCCGACCGTCAGGTTCGGGACCGACGTCTTCTGGCGCAAGGACGGAGAGGAGAACTTCCAGGATCCGCTCTGGGAAGCGGAGAACTTCACTGGCACTCCACACACGGCTGGCGGTTACGCGAACAGGGAGGTATTGGAGCATGCGAAGCTCGCTGCCTGCGAAAACGTGAGACGTTTCGTGGAGACGGGGAGAGCCGAGAACGAGGTCAGGAGGGAGGATTACCTCACTTAA
- the hjc gene encoding Holliday junction resolvase Hjc, translated as MNKDVGRAAERELVKVLNAAGYRAVRIPTSNSSPNPLPDVFAVKGNLLLAFEVKSSWEDRVKVRSLQIRKLFEFVSLFPMTGVPAVAVKFKKIGRWKFLRVKGLTDIVVTLEGTQYLEELLTPGVESLEKVEKFREQEKALADF; from the coding sequence ATGAACAAGGATGTAGGAAGGGCTGCCGAGAGAGAGCTAGTCAAGGTATTGAACGCTGCTGGCTACAGGGCGGTGAGGATACCGACGTCCAACTCTTCACCGAATCCCCTGCCGGACGTTTTCGCGGTGAAGGGGAACTTGCTCTTAGCGTTCGAAGTGAAGAGTAGTTGGGAGGATAGGGTTAAAGTCAGATCCCTTCAAATACGGAAGTTGTTCGAGTTCGTTTCACTTTTTCCCATGACCGGAGTACCTGCCGTAGCGGTGAAGTTCAAGAAGATAGGCAGATGGAAGTTTCTACGAGTGAAGGGTTTAACTGACATAGTGGTCACGTTGGAGGGAACACAGTACCTAGAGGAGCTATTGACTCCGGGTGTGGAAAGCCTTGAAAAGGTAGAAAAGTTCAGGGAGCAGGAGAAAGCTCTAGCTGATTTTTAA